One window from the genome of Betaproteobacteria bacterium encodes:
- a CDS encoding histidine kinase, giving the protein SFLLFGMFYSVASSRSRAVAMANVMTEDLRNSTEQLQALSRRHVDVQESERRRFSRELHDRVGQNLTALSINLDILKSQLPHGNEGLHSRLEDAGTLLESTAATIENVMAELRPPMLDDYGLLPALQWYANDFVRRTGIEVEVQGKESAARLAQSSEIALFRIVQEALNNVAKHAHASKVSITLEHAGEQLLMTIADDGVGYGTATGSAARRRAGLGMVTMRERTQAVGGRFEIGPAAGGGTCVSVRVPC; this is encoded by the coding sequence GAGCTTCCTGCTGTTCGGCATGTTCTATTCCGTGGCATCCTCACGCAGCAGAGCCGTCGCAATGGCGAACGTGATGACCGAAGACCTGCGCAATTCGACCGAACAGCTGCAGGCCCTGTCGCGGCGGCACGTCGACGTGCAGGAGTCCGAGCGGCGCCGCTTCTCGCGCGAGCTGCACGATCGGGTCGGCCAGAACCTGACCGCGTTGAGCATCAATCTCGACATTCTGAAGAGCCAGCTTCCGCACGGAAACGAGGGATTGCATTCCCGTCTCGAGGACGCCGGCACGCTGCTCGAATCGACCGCCGCGACGATCGAGAACGTGATGGCGGAGCTGCGCCCGCCGATGCTGGACGACTACGGCCTGCTGCCCGCGCTGCAGTGGTATGCGAACGATTTCGTCCGTCGCACCGGCATCGAAGTCGAGGTGCAAGGAAAGGAGAGCGCCGCGCGCCTCGCGCAGTCGAGCGAGATCGCGCTCTTTCGCATCGTTCAGGAGGCGCTCAACAATGTCGCGAAGCACGCCCATGCCTCGAAAGTGAGCATCACGCTCGAGCATGCGGGCGAGCAGTTGCTCATGACCATCGCCGACGACGGCGTGGGGTATGGCACGGCGACGGGCTCGGCGGCACGCCGGCGCGCGGGTCTCGGCATGGTCACCATGCGCGAGCGGACGCAGGCGGTCGGCGGGCGCTTCGAGATCGGTCCCGCAGCGGGCGGCGGGACTTGCGTCAGCGTTCGCGTCCCGTGCTGA
- a CDS encoding response regulator, whose amino-acid sequence MTIRVLIVDDHAVVAEGLRFVVDAQSDMNVVGCVEDSREAVDVAVRTEPDVVLMDHAMPNLNGAEATHLLRERCPRIRVIILSMYSNHVHVMRALQAGAMGYVVKKSAAKEVVEAIRAVYNGGRFLSKELVNPVIEQIARGVESPLARLSSRERQVLQMLAEGSSNAQIAEKLSLSQKTVETYRARLMEKLDLHDFASLIKFAIQYGVTSLD is encoded by the coding sequence ATGACGATCCGGGTGCTGATCGTCGATGACCACGCCGTCGTGGCCGAGGGCCTGCGCTTCGTGGTCGATGCACAGAGCGACATGAACGTGGTCGGCTGCGTGGAAGACAGCCGCGAGGCGGTCGACGTGGCGGTCAGGACCGAGCCCGACGTGGTGCTCATGGACCACGCGATGCCGAACCTGAACGGTGCCGAGGCAACGCACCTGCTGCGCGAACGTTGCCCGCGCATACGCGTAATCATCCTGTCGATGTACTCGAACCACGTTCATGTCATGCGCGCTCTGCAGGCCGGCGCAATGGGCTACGTGGTCAAGAAGTCGGCCGCCAAGGAGGTGGTCGAAGCGATTCGCGCGGTATACAACGGCGGGCGCTTTCTCAGCAAGGAGCTCGTGAATCCGGTGATCGAGCAGATCGCGCGCGGGGTGGAGAGCCCGCTCGCGCGCTTGAGCTCGCGCGAGCGGCAGGTATTGCAGATGCTCGCAGAGGGCAGCTCGAATGCGCAGATCGCGGAGAAGCTGTCCCTGTCGCAAAAGACGGTGGAAACGTACCGGGCACGCCTCATGGAGAAGCTCGACCTGCACGATTTCGCGTCACTGATCAAGTTCGCGATCCAGTACGGCGTGACTTCGCTCGATTAG